The window CGAAGGATCTCGCGGTGTTCAACACCGAAGCCAGGCGCGCGGGGGTCGATCCGATCGCGCGGTAGCCCGGCGACTTACTCGTCCGCGCGCAGCGTGAAGGTCAACTCGATCTGCACCGCGACGTCGACGGCCTTCGCGTCCTTCGTGCCGGGTCGGAAGCGCCACTCCTTCGTGGCGTTCACTGCCTGCTCGTCCAGTTCGGGATCGAGCGACTTGATCACCGTCACGTCGCCGACGGTGCCGTCGGCCTTGACGATGGCCTCGACCTCGACGCTCCCCTGCACCTGCCGCTCCATGGCCCCGGCGGTGTACTTCGGCCTGACCTCTTTGATCACGACCGGAGCCTTGACCCCTTCGTCGGTCGACTTGTACGGCTTGCTCTGCTGTGCGTACCCGGCCGCGGAGGTCACGACGGCGAGGAGCGCGACGGTCAGGATCTGTCTCACGGGGCCTCCTTGTCCGTTGTATCTGACGTCACCCGGCCGCGTTTGGCCGGACGATGCTCAGTTTACCGCCATTGCGCCCCGCGGGCCGAGGGTCCAGCGTCCCGGCTCCTGAGCGGTCAGTCGATGGGACGGAGCGCGATATACGTGGGAAACCCGACGACGCCGAGCCGGTCCAGCACGTCGCTCACGGGCGATTCGTCCGGACGTTCGCTCAGGTACTTGATCTTCACGAAGCCGTCGAGGGCGGCGTCGACTGCCGGGTCGGCGAGCGTCGTCCGATCCATGACGAGGCAGTCGCGGCACCAGGTGGCCCACATGTCGATGACAACGAGCCTGCGCTCGCGCCGTGCCCGGGCGAGGCCCTCCTCCAGGGATGTGGCCCACCCGCCGGTGAACGCTTCGGAATGCCCTCCGTCGCGCAGCGTGACAATGGTGTAGGTCTGGTGGGCGTAGTAGGCGGCGGTCGCGAGTATGAACGCCGCGAACGCACGCTTCACATGGACCATCCACCGGCCCGGTCGTGGAAGTGACGCGAGTCCGCCGCCGACCAGCGGCCATGGCGCTGCCATCCCGATCCCGAGCCCCAGCGGCAGGGCGATCGCCATCACGGTCCCGCCGGCATACAGGCGGCTCGCGAAGAGGATCACCTCGATCACGACCGGAGCCACACAGGCGCCGGCGAGCAGGGCGGAGAGCCCGCCCATGGTCAGGGCGAGCGCATACCCGCGCCCACGTTCTCGCCCGGGGCGGCGATGCCAGAATCGCGAGAAGTCGATCGTCACGAGATCGAGCATCGCGAACGCCAGCACCACGAAGAGCGCCGCCAGCGCGGCGTTGAACCACGGCGACGCATTCAGCGTGCCGAATCGCCCGGCGGTCAGGATCACGACCGCACCCAGGACACCGTAGACGATCGCCATCGCCAATCCATACGCCCCGCCGAGGAGGAACCCTCTCGCGCGGGACCGCGCCTGCGTCCCGGCCCCGATGATCGCCAGGTTGATCGGGATCATCGGGAGCACGCACGGCGTGAGGTTCAGGGCGAAGCCGCCGAGCAGCGCCAGCCCGAGAATCGCCAGCGGACCGCGTCCGGAAAACGCCTCTCGTGCCGGCG is drawn from Vicinamibacterales bacterium and contains these coding sequences:
- a CDS encoding energy transducer TonB; amino-acid sequence: MRQILTVALLAVVTSAAGYAQQSKPYKSTDEGVKAPVVIKEVRPKYTAGAMERQVQGSVEVEAIVKADGTVGDVTVIKSLDPELDEQAVNATKEWRFRPGTKDAKAVDVAVQIELTFTLRADE
- a CDS encoding cytochrome c biogenesis protein CcdA — translated: MARVVAILVLLLGPAAFAGAQDARTEVAALDHFVVVARTGYGDAPAFLRFIEDAERGAPAREAFSGRGPLAILGLALLGGFALNLTPCVLPMIPINLAIIGAGTQARSRARGFLLGGAYGLAMAIVYGVLGAVVILTAGRFGTLNASPWFNAALAALFVVLAFAMLDLVTIDFSRFWHRRPGRERGRGYALALTMGGLSALLAGACVAPVVIEVILFASRLYAGGTVMAIALPLGLGIGMAAPWPLVGGGLASLPRPGRWMVHVKRAFAAFILATAAYYAHQTYTIVTLRDGGHSEAFTGGWATSLEEGLARARRERRLVVIDMWATWCRDCLVMDRTTLADPAVDAALDGFVKIKYLSERPDESPVSDVLDRLGVVGFPTYIALRPID